One region of Mucilaginibacter sp. 14171R-50 genomic DNA includes:
- a CDS encoding glycoside hydrolase: MKRKIFTTALLSCCFMVCLAAIYADINGKWTGSLNTPDGNAIAVSYDFKVDGEKLTGTATSQMGEVPIDNGKIKGDEFSFSVNVSGTDYPHKGKAYADSCAMDIDFGGSSSHFVVKRDK; this comes from the coding sequence ATGAAAAGAAAGATTTTTACAACAGCCCTGTTATCCTGCTGCTTTATGGTATGTTTGGCGGCAATTTATGCTGATATTAACGGCAAATGGACCGGTTCGTTAAACACCCCGGATGGTAACGCTATAGCGGTATCGTACGACTTTAAGGTTGACGGCGAAAAACTTACCGGCACGGCAACTTCGCAAATGGGCGAGGTACCCATTGATAACGGTAAAATTAAAGGCGACGAGTTCTCATTCAGCGTAAACGTATCGGGCACCGATTATCCGCATAAGGGTAAAGCCTATGCCGACTCGTGCGCGATGGATATCGATTTTGGCGGAAGCAGCTCGCATTTTGTTGTTAAACGCGATAAGTAA